The nucleotide window tgctcagagccccgtccaacctgaccttgaatgtttccagggatggggcatcaaccacctctctctggacaacctgtgccCGTGTTTCTCCACCCgcatcgtaaaaaatttcttccttgcatctagtctgaatctcccctcttttagtttaaagccgTTACCCCAtctccatctttcttaaaaGCCTCCTCTAGATATTGAAAGTCTCCCcgcagccttctcttctccaggctcttGTGCTTTCCCATCCACGACCTATCTCTAGGTCTTGACTCCTGGTCAAAATCCTGCAAGGACTTAAAGGGTGGAATAAGCTGGCGCTAGCAGGAGTGTCTGGGTGTAGTCCAGAGAGCAGGCTGAGTCATGCCAGTGCTGTgcagccccatccctgctgaGAGCCCATaacctcccttccctgcccactcAGATTCTCGGTTTGGAGGTGTCTGCAGTGGGAAGGGTGAGCCCTCCATACCAGATGGCATCCTGCATCGGTAAACACTGCTccatacttctttttaaataaatatctcaTTAGATATTTGCCATTCCCAAATTAACATTTAATTCGTGTTTCATACCCAGAAAAATCTCACCACAGCGTTGCTGAATTGTTGACAGTGATCCTCTTCCTTTGTGAGTTCTGTCCCTATTAAGCAATTTCCTTGCTCATGTATTCTTTTTAGTTACTAAGGGAACATGAATCTTAATAAAATTCAATCAAATGTTCCTTAAATAACAGCTGCCTTCGTTTAACTGTCttatcagcatttttttgctctgctcAAAATTCCTGGGAAATTAAGATCTGATTCTTCACacaataatgaaaaagcaaCACATCCCAAATGTGAGGGAAATCCTTTATCCTGAATACTATAGGATATAATACTGGGGATactattttgcagaaaaatcttgtatttttcctGGCTATGCCTGTTCCTCCCTGCGCTTTTGATGTGAGCCTGTTGGGCACCTCCAGATACACTGTTTGCGCTTGGGTCCCTTATATTGCAGCAGGGCCTTTCCTGAGCATCTCTGGCACCGAGAACCGtgaagagggattttttttttcttaacccaGATGTGTCCGTGGGAAGCATGAATCTCCCCCGAGCACAGAGATGTTTAGCGGGGAGGCAGCGGTGCTCCAGCAGTGCCATGCTTTCAAAGCCCAGGGGCTTCCTGAGGGTTCCCAGGGCACTAGGAGCTCTGCAAGGAGATGGAGGCTGTAGAGAGCTGTGCCTCTTCCCAAAGACCTCCGTGGAGCGGAGCAGGATGCTCTGTCCCATCGATGCTCCTCCATGGATGGGTATTCCTCCCCTAGATAGGGCACATGAAGCCATCACCCgctggctggggacaggagaTCCAAGTGCTCCCTGCCGAGGTGGAAGCTTCTCCAGCTCAGTTCCCTCatccccatcctcctgccctcctgatGCGGTACCTGTGCCGTGGGAACCTTATTTGACTTATCCCTGCATACCCTGCTCGCCGTGCTCGGTTGGGGTTATATGGGAGGGGAGGGATAAACCCCAGCATGATGGAAGCTTGACAATCTGAGGGGCTTCTGGATGGAGTCACACTAGGGGTGGCCAACTTAACGTGCCGTGGGATTTAGGTACAGTTCCCCTTTGGGGAACTGCTCTGGGTACTTCCCTGCAATAGGGTACTTATGACAAACCAGGACAAAGTCCCCTGCTCAGCCCCAAAGGACACCTGGAGCCCCAGCAAGTAATTGGGAAGCTGGTGGTAGTGGAAGTGTCAAGCCAGCTGGTTTGGGGTGGTCAGTGTTTGGGGGTTCAGAGATACCCTGGCCAAATATTGATGCAGGGATGCCAGCTCAGGGCTCGCCACCCCCATGGACAGGGGGTTTTATGGTGGTGCTTTGTCCCCACggacagcagggctgggctgcccagTGCTGTACAGACACCTATCAAGAACACCCCATGTCTGGTCTAGACACGAGAGACATGTCTGGGAAGGGAGAGTACCAAATAACCATGGTGAAAAACCAGAGAGCAGCTGTGCTCACCTTGTTGCTGCTCTTGCCCTTTATTTTGCTGctatgtgattatttttaaagcttgcaAGCACTGTTTCTCATGGTGTCCCAGAAACTGCAGATAAAGGAAAGCGAGCAGGTCCTCAGCATGAGACCCACGCTGAACCTGCTCTGGTCTGTATCTGGGTGCCTTGGCCTCGGGGCTGGGCTCTGCCTTTTACTTCCCCGCTGATATTGCTCCCGGACAGACAGTATTGCTGcctgggagagggcagggggaTGCTTTGGCTGTTTCCTGATATCTcccagtgggtttttttttttttttgctggagtCTCCACAGCACTGAGAGCACTCAGGCTCCAGGATGCTGCAAGGGGAGGTTGGCGTGGATGTTGTCCCAGGTAAACTCCATTCAGAGCTGGTCTGACAAGAGACTGAGAACCTCAGAGGTGCCTTGTGGTGTTTTGCTATGACCCCCTAGTGACTGTGGTTCTTTTAACCTCTTTTGCTATCTTTGTCCTTCTGCTTTGCATCCCTAGCCCAAGAAAGCTGGACCCTGGAGATCTTTCCTCAGTGACGTGGCTGTTTGGAcacagccttctcctccttctgctgcAATAGCAATGCTAGTGTCCCCATGCAGCTGCAGTGAGGTAGGTGCGCTCCTTCTCCATTGGGACTCAGCTCCTTCTAGACCTGGTGCAAAACCAAAGGCAGTCCTTGTGCCAAGGGAAATACAGCGGCTGGACACGTGTCCCTCAGTAGAAGCGGGCAAACTCTAAGCTCGTGTCTGTCTCGGGAGAACTTCAGGACCACACTAAATAAAGCCCTGAGCGGCCCACTCTGGCTCCACAGCTGAGGTCCTTTTCGGTGTGAATTCTCCTATGATTCAGGGCACCTGGTCCAAAAGGGTCCTGCAGCACTAGCCTTGGCAGGTGGGCACCCTCTCCAGCAGATTGCTGGGGATTTATGACCGGAGAGGCAAGCTCTGCACCGGTGCTCTGGGCTGCCCACCCATCCCGCGCCTTTGTGCCCCTCGCAAGTGGCTTCTTGAGCTTACTAGAAAACCAGGGGTCCACTTGCGAGCTTCCCTGCCCCTGGTTATTTAGTAGAGTTGGTGTAGCCTGTGGCCCGTTCCTCCTCCCTCAccatctctgctttcccctccagGAGCTCTTGGCTGGGGCAGGAGTGAATCCCGAGCTCGGCGTAGCATCGCCGGTGGCTATGGAGTAACCTGTGCTCCGGGTGCGTTGGCACAGCGGGAGGCTGAAGCTGGCTGCCCGGGCGCCGGCGCAGCCGAACGCGCCCTGCCCGCACGCTCCTTGCCTCTACCATGAATGATGCATCGACGATGGATTATGAACTGCTCTCCCCCTCCTTGGTCGAGCACCCAGCCGGCACTGCGGGTATGGATGCCGAGCAGAAAACCGTCTTTGCCTTTGTCATCTTCCTCCTGGTCTTCTTGGTGATGCTGATGGTGCGCTGCTTTCGCATCCTGCTGGACCCCTACAGCCGCATGCCCGCCTCCTCCTGGACTGACCACAAGGAGGGGTTGGAGAGGGGCCAGTTTGACTACGCCTTGGTGTAGAGGGCAGGGATGGGGCGAGCCTGGGTGC belongs to Aquila chrysaetos chrysaetos chromosome 12, bAquChr1.4, whole genome shotgun sequence and includes:
- the CTXN1 gene encoding cortexin-1 translates to MNDASTMDYELLSPSLVEHPAGTAGMDAEQKTVFAFVIFLLVFLVMLMVRCFRILLDPYSRMPASSWTDHKEGLERGQFDYALV